From a single Gemmatimonadota bacterium genomic region:
- a CDS encoding tetratricopeptide repeat protein — translation MQEATPETVLGDFAERAFVHGRDTTVFSRRDDRFFVRTTGADGGMHEYPVAYTFGVTPLQQYLIPFADGRYQTLSVAWDSRPLEEGGGHWFELYPDEDAGPAGPLHWTRPSQTWNAACAACHSTFLEPGFDAETSTFRTTWVDLDVSCEACHGPGSAHVAAAKSTSTAPPENWALTAALEPFPARWSRAAGAATAQRVRPLPSRAELDACAPCHSRRAPLRAQARAEDHFLDDYEPSLLHEGLYHPDGQIRDEVYVYGSFVQSRMYAAGVTCSDCHDPHTLAVRAPGNALCTRCHDPGRFDTDAHHLHQPGSVGSLCVDCHMPSTTYMQVDPRRDHGLRVPRPDVATALGTPDACTGCHVDRGPVWAAQVLEEHYGAKNPREHFATALQAGRMQDPVGVPLLTVLVSDTARPAIVRATAASLLGGYRRARVPDAILAALADSEPLLRIGALYALEGRSTSELAPLVSPLLDDSVRAVRVRAARLVAPLLASPASPEQAARFATVEAEVDGILHANAGRSSAWVGRAEWDMARGRPVAAEADLRRALALDSLNLPAWLNLADLQRALGQDDRASATLAQAQALHGSAPALQHALGLLRVREGRLAAALPLLEQAAGAGRENARFGYVYAVAVAAAGDTLQAVRVLEDVLSDHPYDADVLSALVGYAEKLGESARARVYAERLAAVAPEAPGTRALPSAR, via the coding sequence ATGCAGGAGGCCACGCCCGAGACCGTGCTCGGGGATTTCGCTGAACGAGCGTTCGTGCACGGTCGGGACACTACCGTCTTCTCGCGTCGCGACGACCGCTTCTTCGTTCGTACCACCGGTGCGGACGGAGGGATGCACGAGTATCCCGTGGCCTACACGTTCGGGGTCACGCCGCTGCAACAGTACCTGATTCCGTTCGCGGACGGCCGCTATCAGACGCTGAGCGTAGCCTGGGACTCACGGCCGCTGGAGGAAGGAGGCGGCCACTGGTTCGAGCTCTATCCTGATGAAGACGCTGGCCCCGCGGGCCCGCTCCACTGGACGAGGCCGAGCCAGACCTGGAACGCTGCGTGCGCTGCCTGCCATTCCACCTTCCTGGAGCCGGGCTTCGATGCAGAGACCTCTACGTTCCGCACCACCTGGGTGGATCTGGACGTGTCGTGCGAGGCCTGTCACGGACCGGGCTCCGCTCACGTGGCCGCGGCGAAGTCCACCTCCACTGCGCCGCCCGAGAACTGGGCACTGACGGCCGCACTGGAGCCGTTTCCGGCACGGTGGTCGCGCGCTGCAGGCGCGGCGACCGCGCAGCGCGTTCGGCCTCTCCCGTCCCGCGCCGAGCTCGATGCGTGCGCGCCCTGTCATTCGCGTCGGGCACCGTTGCGAGCGCAGGCGCGTGCCGAGGATCACTTCCTGGACGACTACGAACCCAGTCTGCTGCACGAAGGGCTCTACCACCCCGACGGGCAGATCCGCGACGAGGTGTACGTGTACGGATCGTTCGTCCAGAGTCGCATGTACGCGGCGGGAGTCACCTGCTCGGACTGCCACGACCCACACACCCTCGCCGTGCGAGCGCCCGGCAATGCCCTGTGTACGCGTTGCCACGACCCGGGGCGCTTCGATACCGACGCGCACCACCTGCACCAGCCAGGGTCGGTGGGCAGTCTGTGCGTCGACTGTCACATGCCGTCCACCACCTATATGCAGGTGGATCCGCGCCGGGACCATGGGCTACGCGTGCCGCGCCCGGACGTGGCCACCGCCTTGGGAACGCCCGATGCCTGCACAGGTTGTCACGTCGACCGCGGACCGGTATGGGCGGCCCAGGTGCTGGAGGAGCACTACGGAGCCAAGAACCCCCGCGAGCACTTCGCGACGGCGCTGCAGGCAGGTCGTATGCAGGATCCGGTCGGCGTCCCGTTGCTGACGGTGCTGGTGTCCGATACCGCCCGACCCGCGATCGTGCGTGCCACCGCCGCGTCGCTGCTGGGTGGCTACCGGCGCGCTCGAGTTCCCGACGCCATCCTTGCAGCCCTCGCGGACTCCGAGCCCTTGCTGCGCATCGGAGCTCTGTACGCACTGGAGGGCCGCTCCACGTCTGAGCTCGCTCCGCTGGTCAGTCCCCTGCTGGATGACTCGGTCCGGGCCGTCCGCGTGCGCGCGGCGCGACTGGTGGCCCCGTTGCTGGCATCGCCCGCTTCGCCGGAACAAGCGGCGAGGTTCGCGACCGTAGAGGCCGAGGTGGACGGGATCCTGCATGCGAATGCAGGCCGCTCGTCGGCGTGGGTGGGTCGGGCGGAGTGGGATATGGCCCGCGGGCGGCCCGTCGCGGCCGAAGCCGACCTGCGGCGTGCCCTCGCCCTCGACTCGCTGAACCTCCCGGCTTGGCTCAATCTGGCCGATCTGCAGCGAGCGCTGGGCCAGGACGATCGCGCTTCGGCTACGCTGGCCCAAGCCCAGGCCCTGCACGGCTCCGCTCCTGCGCTCCAGCATGCGCTCGGCCTCCTGCGCGTGCGCGAGGGAAGGCTGGCCGCAGCCCTACCGCTCCTGGAGCAAGCTGCCGGAGCAGGTCGCGAGAACGCGCGCTTCGGCTACGTCTACGCGGTCGCGGTCGCCGCCGCGGGCGACACGCTGCAAGCCGTGCGCGTCCTCGAGGACGTGCTGAGCGACCATCCCTACGACGCGGATGTGTTGAGCGCCCTGGTCGGCTATGCGGAGAAGCTGGGAGAGTCGGCCCGAGCCCGCGTCTATGCGGAGCGCTTGGCGGCGGTTGCACCTGAGGCTCCAGGGACCCGCGCGTTGCCGTCGGCTCGCTGA
- a CDS encoding M1 family metallopeptidase, whose translation MRRRVHSFLIALCAFALPAQAAPTDPHPLQPGIDVEHYAFHLVLSEGSTEILGEATLTVHRTRGAASELRLDLVQATGDRDGQGMRVERVAIDGRTARYSHDQDVLTIALPAATAERDRLAVQVTYRGTPANGLRIGPNRHGDLTFFSDNWPDRARHWLPTVDHIGDKATHEFIVDAPARFQVVSNGLRIEETDLGQGVRRTHWRQSVPTAPWLYCLGVAEFAVQRLGEFDGKEIQVWVFPEDREAGFADLNGPTRPSLEFFSDYVGPFAYEKLANVQAPSVAGGMEAASAIFYSEASSTGAEAAFWRRNAIIHEIAHQWFGNAVTEATWDDVWLSEGITTYFTLLFREHAYGWEDFAAGLKDARRTVWRFHQDNPDYTIIHRNLQDMSKVTSSHTYQKGAWVMHMLRRRIGDEAFRQGIRDYYAAHFNGSATSDDLEHAMESASGQDLGSFFDQWLRQGGHPVLEGSWHFENGTLTVELSEVQTDGYLFDLPVEIGVYEQGADLPTIHVLRLSDRSRRTLSLPLAAPPARVELDPRTNLLAEWTFGVR comes from the coding sequence ATGCGCCGACGAGTTCACAGTTTCCTGATCGCACTGTGCGCGTTCGCGCTCCCTGCGCAGGCCGCACCCACCGATCCACACCCCCTCCAACCAGGCATCGACGTCGAGCACTACGCCTTCCACCTGGTCCTTTCGGAAGGGAGCACGGAGATCCTGGGGGAAGCCACCCTGACGGTCCACCGCACCCGTGGGGCCGCGAGCGAGCTGCGCCTCGACCTCGTGCAGGCCACCGGCGACCGGGACGGCCAAGGCATGCGCGTGGAGCGGGTTGCGATCGACGGCCGTACCGCCCGCTACTCGCACGACCAGGACGTGCTCACCATCGCGTTGCCGGCGGCGACCGCGGAGCGCGATCGGCTTGCCGTTCAGGTGACGTACCGCGGCACGCCCGCCAACGGCCTCCGCATCGGGCCCAACCGACACGGCGACCTGACCTTCTTCAGCGACAACTGGCCCGATCGCGCCCGCCACTGGCTTCCCACCGTGGACCACATCGGCGACAAGGCCACCCACGAGTTCATCGTCGACGCGCCCGCGCGGTTCCAGGTGGTCTCGAACGGGTTGCGCATCGAAGAGACGGACCTGGGCCAGGGGGTGCGCCGCACCCACTGGCGGCAGTCCGTTCCCACCGCGCCCTGGCTCTACTGCCTCGGTGTGGCAGAGTTCGCCGTACAGCGTCTGGGCGAGTTCGACGGCAAGGAGATCCAGGTCTGGGTGTTCCCCGAAGACCGGGAGGCGGGCTTCGCGGACCTCAATGGGCCCACCCGACCCTCGCTGGAGTTCTTCTCCGACTACGTGGGGCCGTTCGCCTACGAGAAGCTGGCCAACGTGCAAGCGCCGAGCGTGGCTGGAGGCATGGAGGCGGCCTCCGCCATCTTCTACAGCGAAGCGTCCTCGACGGGGGCAGAGGCCGCGTTCTGGAGGCGCAACGCCATCATCCACGAGATCGCGCACCAGTGGTTCGGCAATGCGGTGACCGAGGCCACCTGGGACGACGTGTGGCTCAGTGAGGGCATCACGACCTACTTCACGTTGTTGTTCCGCGAGCATGCCTACGGATGGGAGGACTTCGCGGCGGGTCTGAAGGATGCGCGCCGGACGGTGTGGCGATTCCACCAGGACAATCCGGACTACACCATCATCCACCGGAACCTGCAGGACATGTCCAAGGTGACGTCCAGCCACACCTACCAGAAAGGCGCGTGGGTGATGCACATGCTCCGGCGGCGCATCGGGGACGAAGCCTTCCGGCAGGGCATCCGTGACTACTACGCGGCGCATTTCAACGGAAGTGCGACCTCGGACGACCTCGAGCACGCTATGGAGTCCGCTTCGGGTCAGGATCTGGGGTCCTTCTTCGACCAGTGGCTACGCCAAGGCGGTCACCCCGTGCTGGAGGGTAGTTGGCATTTCGAGAATGGCACGCTCACCGTCGAGCTGTCGGAGGTCCAGACAGACGGTTACTTGTTCGACCTGCCGGTCGAGATCGGCGTGTACGAGCAGGGTGCGGATCTCCCCACCATCCACGTGTTGCGCCTCTCCGATCGCTCTCGGCGGACCCTGTCGCTGCCGCTCGCCGCTCCCCCAGCGCGGGTGGAGCTGGATCCGCGCACCAACCTGCTCGCGGAGTGGACCTTCGGCGTCCGGTGA
- a CDS encoding glycosyltransferase family A protein translates to MTVVIPHFNAERFIPACVDSVLSQTTPPREIILVDDGSEPSSFQALRTLQHRLFAAHGGADGPGGIRLVITRLARRSFPGRARNLGAALGTQPFIAFQDADDLWEAAKLERQVSLMDAWPQLAATHTDVVLFNEVGAEHRPFLGALQLDVDNALLRPPIATPSLVIRRDVFDRLGGFDESLRRTQDWDLHIRLALAGYVVQRLPVPMVRVRRQDHGHHSAHWRGYLTGHLRVVWKHRATYVQRGGWTALARSVALDLRMAGLKRGGLLGSFLRLPARVGLGA, encoded by the coding sequence GTGACGGTCGTGATACCCCACTTCAACGCAGAGCGCTTCATCCCGGCGTGCGTGGACAGCGTGCTCTCCCAGACCACTCCGCCGCGGGAGATCATCCTTGTCGACGACGGCTCGGAGCCTTCGTCCTTTCAAGCGTTGCGCACGCTGCAGCATCGCCTCTTCGCAGCCCACGGTGGCGCCGACGGTCCGGGTGGTATACGACTCGTGATCACCCGACTCGCCCGCCGGAGCTTTCCAGGGCGTGCTCGCAATCTCGGGGCTGCTTTGGGCACACAGCCGTTCATCGCGTTCCAGGACGCCGACGACCTCTGGGAAGCGGCCAAGCTGGAGCGTCAGGTCAGCCTGATGGATGCCTGGCCGCAACTGGCCGCCACGCACACCGACGTCGTCCTGTTCAATGAAGTCGGCGCCGAGCACCGACCGTTCCTGGGTGCGTTGCAGCTCGATGTCGACAACGCCCTGCTTCGGCCACCCATCGCAACGCCCAGCCTCGTCATCCGCCGCGACGTATTCGACCGCCTGGGCGGCTTCGATGAGTCGCTGCGGCGGACCCAGGACTGGGATCTCCACATCCGACTGGCCCTCGCGGGATACGTCGTGCAACGGTTGCCCGTCCCCATGGTGCGCGTGCGCCGTCAGGACCACGGTCATCACTCGGCCCACTGGCGTGGCTACCTAACGGGCCACCTCCGGGTGGTTTGGAAGCACCGCGCCACCTACGTGCAGCGCGGAGGCTGGACGGCCCTTGCCCGCAGCGTCGCCCTGGATCTGCGCATGGCGGGCCTGAAGCGCGGAGGTCTCCTGGGGTCGTTCCTGCGACTCCCGGCGCGCGTCGGTCTGGGCGCATGA
- a CDS encoding PqqD family protein — protein MPHLAPPGRVDDRPRAHSWTPRAVPGLHTQAIDDEVLVLDRAHERLHRLNEVAAEILLRCDGTATTDEIARAIAADFDAPAAQVTGDVERTIVRMRALELVE, from the coding sequence GTGCCTCACCTAGCACCGCCCGGGCGCGTGGACGACCGTCCGCGCGCCCACTCCTGGACGCCGCGTGCCGTTCCCGGCTTGCACACTCAGGCGATCGACGACGAGGTCCTGGTCCTCGATCGCGCGCACGAGCGGCTGCACCGGCTCAACGAGGTCGCCGCCGAGATCCTCCTCCGTTGTGACGGCACCGCGACGACGGACGAGATCGCGCGGGCGATCGCTGCGGACTTCGACGCTCCGGCGGCGCAGGTCACCGGCGATGTCGAGCGCACGATCGTTCGCATGCGTGCGCTGGAGCTGGTGGAGTGA
- a CDS encoding lasso RiPP family leader peptide-containing protein yields MYQKPSVRRLGSFRELTQQVPPPDFSPDGLPDQVAPPPPGRS; encoded by the coding sequence ATGTATCAGAAACCCTCGGTGAGGCGCCTGGGCTCGTTCCGCGAGCTCACGCAGCAGGTGCCTCCACCGGACTTCTCGCCGGATGGACTTCCGGATCAGGTCGCGCCCCCACCGCCGGGACGCTCCTGA
- a CDS encoding asparagine synthase-related protein, with protein sequence MSAIAAILDGSQLPESGRLSAMLAAMRWRGDTPRQPVGSGPALLGGAALPWEREIGQGVGLASEGDLSLAFDGALYYRTDLQAALHARGVHSDTQAHASLVFAAYRAWGPGLADHLEGDFAFVLWDAETRTAVCARSPAGQRPLFLFDSGRLLIAASTVPGVLAHGTVPTAFNLGRLAACASGMLSVGLDDTAYEAVRALPAGRTLIWTETATHEVSSWRLGEASDEWSRAPEPEAARELARRLERAVVERMAPTGATAIWLSGGYDSPAVFASGARGLGEQGDLSRLVPITVTFPSDDPGNEDAFVRSVAEYWNVNVRREASSSLDMYGDLDGEARVRDEPFRAEFSGLHRGLAETSAAQGARVAFTGAGGDQNFDGSFVYWSDFLRTGRWVALWRDWQAWNRPGVQFCYRWALKPLIPRAFYPLIGAVRGGRRPFVEFERPAASFLDPAFVRRSGLRDREASVTPRPFRGSAARGEALWYASSSMMARLTATVTATALRAGVDLRHPLLDRRVAELSFQRPVGERRRLGEGKRLLRRAMADRLPASVLAKRGKRTGTPQGIFGGWIHSELGPWLERIQREPVALVELGIVDPTGLAAAHRAAISGQPDYGKALQLYHFLQTELWLRHKRNIAP encoded by the coding sequence ATGAGTGCCATCGCCGCCATCCTGGACGGATCCCAGCTGCCCGAATCCGGGCGGCTGAGCGCGATGCTGGCGGCCATGCGCTGGAGAGGAGATACGCCACGCCAACCCGTGGGCTCGGGTCCGGCGTTGCTGGGAGGCGCTGCGCTCCCGTGGGAGAGGGAGATCGGTCAGGGGGTCGGATTGGCCTCCGAGGGCGACCTGTCGCTGGCCTTCGACGGAGCGCTCTACTACCGCACCGATCTACAAGCAGCCTTGCACGCCCGGGGCGTCCACTCCGACACCCAAGCGCACGCGTCCCTCGTGTTCGCCGCCTACCGGGCCTGGGGGCCGGGCCTGGCCGACCACCTGGAAGGAGATTTCGCGTTCGTGCTCTGGGACGCGGAGACGCGCACCGCCGTCTGCGCACGCTCGCCGGCCGGTCAACGTCCGCTGTTTCTCTTCGACTCCGGTCGACTGCTGATCGCGGCCTCCACGGTTCCAGGAGTGCTCGCGCACGGAACCGTGCCCACCGCCTTCAACCTGGGACGCTTGGCCGCCTGTGCCTCCGGCATGCTCTCCGTGGGATTGGACGACACGGCCTACGAGGCCGTGCGCGCGCTTCCAGCTGGCCGCACGCTGATCTGGACGGAAACCGCCACCCACGAGGTCAGCTCCTGGCGCCTTGGGGAGGCCTCCGATGAATGGAGCCGCGCCCCCGAGCCGGAGGCCGCCCGGGAATTGGCGCGACGGTTGGAGAGGGCCGTAGTGGAGCGCATGGCCCCGACCGGTGCCACAGCGATCTGGCTGAGCGGCGGCTACGATTCCCCGGCCGTTTTCGCCAGCGGAGCGCGGGGGCTGGGTGAACAAGGAGACCTGAGTCGGCTCGTCCCGATCACCGTGACGTTTCCCAGCGACGATCCCGGGAACGAAGACGCATTCGTGCGTTCAGTGGCGGAGTACTGGAACGTGAACGTGCGACGGGAGGCATCCTCGTCGCTCGACATGTATGGCGATCTGGACGGGGAAGCACGCGTGCGGGACGAGCCCTTCCGGGCCGAGTTCTCCGGCTTGCACCGTGGTTTGGCGGAGACCTCCGCTGCGCAAGGCGCGCGCGTAGCGTTCACCGGAGCGGGTGGCGATCAGAACTTCGACGGGTCGTTCGTCTACTGGTCGGACTTCCTGCGCACCGGTCGCTGGGTGGCGCTGTGGCGGGATTGGCAGGCCTGGAACCGTCCCGGGGTCCAGTTCTGCTATCGCTGGGCGTTGAAGCCGCTGATCCCGAGGGCATTCTATCCCCTGATCGGGGCAGTGCGCGGGGGGCGTCGTCCGTTCGTGGAGTTCGAGCGACCTGCAGCGTCGTTCCTCGATCCCGCCTTCGTCAGGCGTTCGGGCCTTCGTGACAGAGAAGCGAGCGTGACCCCCCGCCCGTTTCGAGGCAGCGCCGCTCGCGGTGAGGCACTCTGGTATGCCAGCAGCTCGATGATGGCGCGTCTTACCGCCACCGTGACGGCGACCGCGCTGCGGGCCGGCGTCGACCTGCGTCACCCACTGCTGGACCGGCGCGTGGCCGAGCTGTCCTTTCAGCGCCCCGTCGGCGAGCGGCGACGGCTGGGCGAGGGAAAGCGCCTGCTGCGGCGGGCCATGGCGGACCGACTCCCCGCGTCGGTGCTGGCCAAGCGGGGGAAGCGCACTGGAACCCCGCAGGGGATCTTCGGCGGCTGGATCCACTCAGAACTCGGACCCTGGCTCGAGCGGATCCAGCGAGAGCCGGTCGCGCTGGTCGAGCTGGGAATCGTGGACCCGACCGGCTTGGCAGCCGCCCACCGCGCCGCGATCTCGGGCCAGCCCGACTATGGTAAAGCGTTGCAGCTCTATCACTTTCTCCAAACCGAGCTGTGGTTGCGGCATAAGCGCAACATTGCGCCGTGA
- a CDS encoding amidohydrolase family protein, which produces MMRTLTALVVLGSACGPGAADQVPSQPQHEVPLRVASGHVVLQAPVLLDGRGGRLTDQVVVVDDGIITRVGPAADAPTGAASGTDVIDLAGFTLLPGLIDTHVHAGWYFGPDGRIAVGGSEDERARHAVQNLDALLRSGFTTVQSLGGIEDRTAKRLLSERATPGPRLLTSLGYLAAGTGGPDSMRSWVHQYADAGADVIKIFASEGIRSGGAPTLSQAQMDAACGEAAALGLRAVVHAQGSESALRAADAGCTAVEHGVLLDRSTLEHLAQRGTYYDPNVHLVFQNYLDNRNRYGGVGGYTDATFDELRDMIPLALQSFQTALTVPGLRVVFGTDAVAGAHGRGAEELIYRVRTGGQPAMDAVIAATSLAAASLWMGDRLGTVAPGYVADLIAVEGDPSTDVEALGRVRWVMLGGAIVVP; this is translated from the coding sequence ATGATGCGCACCCTGACCGCACTGGTCGTGCTTGGTTCCGCGTGCGGACCGGGAGCTGCGGATCAGGTCCCGTCCCAGCCCCAGCACGAGGTCCCACTGCGCGTGGCGTCGGGGCACGTCGTGCTCCAGGCGCCGGTGTTGCTGGACGGGCGTGGAGGGCGGCTGACCGACCAGGTGGTGGTGGTCGACGACGGGATCATCACCCGGGTGGGTCCGGCCGCGGATGCGCCGACCGGCGCCGCCTCCGGCACGGACGTGATCGATCTCGCGGGCTTCACGCTGCTACCGGGACTGATCGACACCCACGTGCACGCCGGCTGGTATTTCGGGCCAGACGGCCGCATCGCCGTGGGCGGCTCCGAGGACGAGCGCGCCAGGCACGCCGTCCAGAATCTCGATGCCCTGCTCCGCTCGGGGTTCACCACGGTGCAGTCCCTGGGAGGGATCGAGGACCGCACCGCCAAGCGCCTGCTCTCCGAGCGCGCTACCCCCGGCCCGCGCCTGCTGACGTCGCTCGGCTACCTGGCCGCGGGCACCGGTGGGCCCGACTCCATGCGGAGTTGGGTGCACCAATACGCCGACGCCGGAGCCGACGTCATCAAGATCTTCGCGTCCGAGGGCATCCGCAGCGGAGGCGCGCCGACACTGAGTCAGGCGCAGATGGACGCGGCCTGTGGCGAAGCGGCCGCGCTCGGGCTACGCGCGGTCGTGCACGCGCAGGGCAGCGAGAGCGCGCTGCGCGCGGCAGACGCTGGCTGCACCGCAGTCGAGCACGGCGTGCTGCTGGACCGCTCCACGCTCGAACATCTCGCGCAGCGCGGGACCTACTACGATCCCAACGTGCATCTCGTGTTCCAGAACTACCTCGACAACCGGAACCGCTACGGAGGCGTGGGCGGCTACACGGACGCGACCTTCGACGAGCTGAGGGACATGATCCCCCTGGCCCTGCAGTCCTTCCAGACAGCCCTGACGGTGCCGGGGCTCCGTGTGGTCTTCGGGACGGACGCAGTGGCCGGCGCCCACGGACGAGGCGCAGAGGAGCTGATCTACCGGGTGCGCACGGGCGGACAGCCCGCCATGGACGCCGTGATCGCCGCGACGTCGCTCGCGGCCGCCTCGCTCTGGATGGGCGACCGCCTGGGGACCGTGGCGCCCGGGTACGTCGCGGACTTGATCGCGGTGGAGGGTGATCCTTCCACCGACGTCGAAGCCCTCGGCCGCGTCCGCTGGGTGATGCTCGGTGGAGCGATCGTCGTGCCATGA
- a CDS encoding serine hydrolase domain-containing protein, protein MAQSAPLARFTDPQRVTKLSSAFGDIDAAFRAFTEREHVPGAIWGIVIDGRLAHVGTTGSRDLTTGAPVESNTVFRIASMTKSFTALAILSLRDAGKLSLDDPAERWVPELAGLDYPTSDSPKITIRHLLSHATGFPEDNPWGDQQLAVTDEEMSAMMRSGIPFSNAPGTAYEYSNFGFAILGRIVTAASGMPYRRYIQQTILEPLGMTSTTLEPTSVAPGRVAQGYRWEDEQWKLEPQLPDGAFGSMGGMLTSMQDLSIWVGQFLEAWPAHDGRETGPVGRAALREMQQIHRPRPASIFRGADGTPQLSSGGYGFGLGITSTCDFAHVVAHSGGLPGFGSIMRWLPEYGVGVLAFGNRTYTSWGGPADEALALLAGTGGLEPRMPTPSAALVEQRDAVTRLILHWDDALADRLAAVNLFLDTSRDRRRAAIEALVAKVGPCRAGDGFDFVENALRGRWTLPCERGALTVSITLAPTTPPLVQYLRVTEAEPSDQGLRRIGRCTY, encoded by the coding sequence GTGGCCCAATCCGCGCCCCTGGCCCGCTTCACGGATCCGCAACGCGTCACCAAGCTCTCCTCCGCGTTCGGCGACATCGATGCCGCCTTCCGGGCCTTCACGGAGCGCGAGCACGTTCCTGGCGCGATCTGGGGCATCGTGATCGATGGCCGGCTCGCGCACGTGGGAACGACGGGGAGCCGCGACCTCACCACCGGCGCTCCGGTGGAGTCGAACACCGTCTTTCGGATCGCCTCCATGACCAAGAGCTTCACGGCGCTCGCCATCCTCTCGCTGCGCGATGCGGGCAAGCTCTCGCTCGACGATCCGGCGGAACGTTGGGTCCCCGAGCTGGCGGGGCTGGACTACCCCACCTCGGATTCCCCCAAGATCACCATCCGCCACTTGCTCTCCCATGCGACGGGGTTTCCGGAGGACAACCCCTGGGGCGACCAGCAGCTCGCCGTCACCGATGAAGAGATGTCGGCGATGATGCGCAGCGGTATCCCGTTCTCCAACGCCCCCGGCACCGCCTACGAGTACTCCAACTTCGGCTTCGCAATCCTGGGGCGGATCGTCACCGCAGCGTCGGGGATGCCCTACAGACGCTACATCCAGCAGACCATCCTCGAGCCGCTGGGGATGACCTCCACCACGCTGGAACCCACTTCCGTCGCCCCCGGCCGCGTGGCGCAGGGCTACCGCTGGGAGGACGAGCAGTGGAAGCTGGAGCCGCAGCTCCCGGACGGCGCCTTCGGCTCCATGGGCGGGATGCTCACCTCCATGCAGGACCTCTCCATCTGGGTGGGCCAGTTCCTGGAGGCCTGGCCCGCGCACGACGGTCGCGAGACGGGCCCCGTGGGTCGTGCGGCCCTGCGGGAGATGCAGCAGATCCACCGCCCCAGGCCGGCCTCCATCTTCCGCGGTGCGGACGGGACCCCCCAGCTGTCGAGCGGCGGATACGGCTTCGGGTTGGGCATCACCAGCACCTGCGACTTCGCGCACGTGGTGGCGCACAGCGGCGGGCTACCCGGGTTCGGATCCATCATGCGCTGGCTGCCCGAGTACGGTGTGGGCGTGCTGGCGTTCGGCAACCGCACCTACACCAGTTGGGGCGGCCCTGCCGACGAGGCCTTGGCGCTGCTGGCCGGGACCGGAGGCCTGGAGCCCCGCATGCCCACGCCATCGGCTGCATTGGTGGAGCAGCGGGACGCGGTGACGCGTTTGATCCTCCACTGGGACGACGCCCTCGCCGACCGACTGGCCGCTGTCAATCTGTTCCTGGACACCTCTCGCGACCGACGGCGCGCCGCCATCGAGGCTCTGGTGGCCAAGGTCGGTCCCTGTCGCGCGGGCGACGGCTTCGACTTCGTGGAGAATGCGCTGCGCGGGCGCTGGACCCTGCCCTGCGAGCGCGGCGCGCTGACCGTCTCCATCACGTTGGCACCCACGACGCCCCCGCTCGTCCAGTATCTACGCGTCACCGAGGCCGAACCGTCGGATCAGGGGCTGCGGCGCATCGGGCGCTGTACGTATTGA